One window from the genome of Aptenodytes patagonicus chromosome 4, bAptPat1.pri.cur, whole genome shotgun sequence encodes:
- the RCHY1 gene encoding RING finger and CHY zinc finger domain-containing protein 1 yields the protein MAAGGEEGCEHYRRGCLLRAPCCGKLYACRLCHDGAEEHRLDRFRVAEVQCTRCRLLQKAQQRCEGCQSLFGEYYCGICHLFDRDKKQYHCAECGICRIGPKEDFFHCSKCNLCLSLSLRGKHKCIENVSRQDCPICLEDIHTSRVGAHVLPCGHLLHRTCYEDMLKEGYRCPLCMHSALDMTRYWRQLDDEVAQTPMPTEYQNMMVEILCNDCNARSTVQFHLLGMKCKNCESYNTAQDGRCRLPLEEQ from the exons ATGGCGGCGGGTGGGGAGGAAGGCTGCGAGCACTACCGGCGCGGCTGCCTCCTGCGG GCGCCGTGCTGCGGGAAGCTGTACGCCTGCCGGCTGTGCCACGACGGCGCCGAGGAGCACCGGTTGGATCGCTTCCGCGTGGCCGAGGTGCAGTGCACCCGCTGCCGCCTCCTGCAGAAG GCCCAGCAGCGCTGCGAGGGCTGCCAGAGCCTCTTCGGCGAGTACTACTGCGGTATCTGCCATCTCTTCGATCGCGACAAGAAGCAGTACCACTGCGCCGAGTGTGGCATCTGCAG GATTGGTCCAAAGGAGGATTTTTTCCACTGTTCAAAATGCAATTTATGCTTAAGCTTGAGTCTTCGAGGAAAGCACAAG TGTATTGAAAATGTCTCCAGGCAGGACTGTCCGATATGTTTGGAg GATATTCACACATCTCGCGTTGGAGCTCATGTTCTGCCGTGTGGTCACCTTCTTCACAG aacatgTTACGAGGACATGCTAAAGGA AGGTTACAGGTGTCCTTTGTGCATGCACTCGGCTTTAGATATGACAAGGTACTGGCGTCAGCTGGATGACGAAGTAGCGCAGACTCCTATGCCCACAGAGTATCAGAACATGATGGTGGAG ATCCTTTGCAATGACTGCAATGCCCGGTCTACGGTGCAGTTCCATCTCCTAGGCATGAAGTGCAAAAACTGTGAATCGTACAATACTGCCCAAGATGGAAGATGCCGGCTGCCTTTGGAGGAGCAGTGA